A window of Hyalangium gracile contains these coding sequences:
- a CDS encoding ExbD/TolR family protein produces MAIKSPGKRYGKRLEHSKVFGHGHHGKKGTYADLLITPLVDMFVIIVLFLIANFSATGEVLMMTKDIQLPEGVNVKEVEMHPVVMVSNEQVSISGTIVGRVEDLVKDEYLNIPALEEKLRDMKKQFEDLHAMAGGGEGNTFKGDVNIQAHKEVEFKIIKRVMFSCATAGYGNINFAVLTKAGDAPATAAAHP; encoded by the coding sequence ATGGCCATCAAGTCTCCCGGTAAGCGCTACGGCAAGCGGCTCGAGCACTCGAAGGTGTTCGGGCACGGTCACCACGGCAAGAAGGGTACCTACGCCGACCTGCTCATCACCCCGCTGGTGGACATGTTCGTCATCATCGTGCTCTTCCTCATCGCGAACTTCTCCGCGACGGGCGAGGTGCTGATGATGACCAAGGACATCCAGCTGCCCGAGGGCGTCAACGTCAAGGAAGTGGAGATGCACCCGGTGGTGATGGTCTCCAACGAGCAGGTGTCCATCTCGGGCACCATCGTGGGCCGGGTGGAGGACCTCGTGAAGGACGAGTATCTCAACATCCCCGCCCTGGAGGAGAAGCTCCGGGACATGAAGAAGCAGTTCGAGGACCTGCACGCCATGGCGGGCGGCGGCGAGGGCAACACCTTCAAGGGCGACGTGAACATCCAGGCCCACAAGGAGGTGGAGTTCAAGATCATCAAGCGGGTGATGTTCAGCTGCGCCACCGCGGGCTACGGCAACATCAACTTCGCGGTGCTCACCAAGGCCGGTGACGCGCCCGCCACGGCCGCGGCCCACCCGTAA
- a CDS encoding HAD family hydrolase has protein sequence MHLRAAIFDLDGTLVDSLADIAAAMNHSLASHGLPTHPVDDYRHYVGEGVRVLVRKATPPDQVALHDSILAAYRAYYEDHLFDRTRPFPGIPAVLSQLAAEDVRLAVLSNKADAFTRRLVEGLLPGVPFTAIYGERPGVPRKPDPTAALAVATELGAAPAECAFVGDTSVDMNTARNAGMYGVGVTWGFRSAEELRAEGARALATTADELLAVLRSAKG, from the coding sequence ATGCACCTGCGCGCCGCCATCTTCGATCTCGACGGGACGCTGGTGGACTCGCTCGCGGACATCGCCGCGGCGATGAACCACTCGCTCGCCTCGCACGGCCTGCCCACCCACCCGGTGGACGACTACCGCCACTACGTGGGCGAGGGCGTGAGGGTGCTCGTGCGCAAGGCCACGCCCCCGGACCAGGTGGCGCTGCATGACTCCATCCTGGCGGCCTACCGCGCGTACTACGAGGACCACCTGTTCGACCGGACCCGGCCGTTTCCGGGCATCCCCGCCGTGCTCTCGCAGCTGGCCGCCGAGGACGTGCGGCTGGCGGTGCTGAGCAACAAGGCGGATGCCTTCACCCGGAGGCTGGTGGAGGGGCTGCTGCCGGGGGTTCCCTTCACCGCCATCTACGGCGAGCGGCCAGGAGTGCCGCGCAAGCCGGACCCCACCGCCGCGCTGGCGGTGGCCACGGAGCTGGGCGCGGCGCCCGCGGAGTGCGCCTTCGTGGGCGACACCTCGGTGGACATGAACACCGCGCGCAACGCGGGCATGTACGGCGTCGGCGTCACCTGGGGCTTCCGGAGCGCCGAGGAGCTGCGCGCCGAGGGGGCGCGAGCGCTCGCCACCACGGCGGACGAGCTGCTCGCGGTGCTCCGCTCGGCGAAGGGGTGA
- a CDS encoding MASE1 domain-containing protein produces the protein MRERIAWAYEPRSILAMLALAAAYLVAAKAGMAFSLVHSSVSPVWPASGVALGGLLLCGASRWPGIFLGSFLSTLFWQAPLIGSLVTSTGATLEAVLGVWLLRRLDFSAALERVQDVVALILGAAVGCSLVSALIGNLSLAAEGILPWADFMKAVGVWWGGDAMGIVVVTPVLLLLWARQPVERRLEAMALTSCTLLICLALFTAALVGPSSWYIGTFFLFPLAVWAALRFGPRGVSLVTLFLTVFSLWGVMVRLGPSQTELQSQASAQTLVLWQFFIGVGATTCLLLAAASAGRRDATKRMELLAAAVRSVSEGVVICAVTPSGPKVLFANEAFRAMVGLGMVELMGRSPREFAGEMDPETRQRLETAMRQGELFRCQVLLRHRDGKRVPSELQLSPVRDADGKVTHLVSIHRDVTATQELRTRLMAAERVAAVGTLAAGVGHEIQNPLAYLELSLEGAVRSLGQGRAGAVDALVQLRDAQEGAERIRHIVQDLRMFSREGAQERKPVDLREVTTPALRMVRHVLRDRARLEEDYGSVPRVLASEGRLGQVLLNLLVNAVQAIPEGAPEQHVVRVRTRTAPDGRAQVEVSDTGRGIHPEVLPHIFEPFFTTKSLEEGTGLGLSISQQIVRAHGGEIHVHSEPGKGSVFTVLLPAAPEAVTREVPEARAEPRTPSSRALARRVRVLIVDDEPRLAQSMRLLLEPVHEVVTATCGKDALALVSSGQRFDVVVCDLQMPGTTGMDLYEKLSEQAPELARRLVFMSGGAYTEAAIDFVRTVPNLVLEKPVPPELLLATIDAALTPELRQTGS, from the coding sequence ATGCGTGAACGCATCGCCTGGGCGTATGAGCCGCGGAGCATCCTCGCGATGCTCGCGCTGGCGGCGGCCTATCTGGTGGCCGCCAAGGCGGGGATGGCCTTCTCGCTCGTCCACTCGAGCGTCAGTCCCGTGTGGCCGGCTTCCGGGGTAGCGCTGGGTGGGCTGCTGCTGTGCGGAGCGTCTCGCTGGCCCGGCATCTTCCTGGGCTCCTTCCTGTCGACCCTGTTCTGGCAGGCGCCGCTGATCGGCAGCCTGGTGACGAGCACGGGCGCCACCCTGGAGGCGGTGCTGGGGGTGTGGCTGCTGCGGCGGCTGGACTTCTCGGCGGCGCTGGAGCGGGTCCAGGACGTCGTCGCGCTCATCCTGGGAGCGGCCGTCGGGTGCTCGCTGGTGAGCGCCCTCATCGGGAACCTGAGCCTCGCGGCCGAGGGCATCCTCCCGTGGGCCGACTTCATGAAGGCGGTCGGGGTGTGGTGGGGCGGGGACGCGATGGGCATCGTCGTGGTGACGCCCGTGCTGCTGCTGCTGTGGGCCAGACAGCCCGTGGAGCGGCGCCTGGAGGCGATGGCGCTCACCAGCTGCACGCTGCTGATCTGCCTGGCGCTCTTCACGGCGGCGCTGGTGGGGCCGTCCTCCTGGTACATCGGGACGTTCTTCCTCTTCCCGCTGGCGGTGTGGGCCGCGCTGCGCTTCGGGCCGCGGGGCGTCTCGCTGGTGACGCTCTTCCTCACCGTGTTCTCCCTCTGGGGCGTGATGGTGCGGCTGGGGCCGTCGCAGACGGAGCTCCAGTCGCAGGCCAGCGCCCAGACGCTGGTGCTGTGGCAGTTCTTCATCGGCGTGGGTGCCACCACGTGCCTGCTGCTCGCGGCGGCCAGCGCTGGCCGGCGGGACGCGACGAAGCGCATGGAGCTGCTGGCGGCCGCCGTGCGCAGCGTGAGCGAGGGCGTCGTCATCTGCGCGGTGACTCCCTCGGGCCCCAAGGTGCTCTTCGCCAACGAGGCCTTCCGCGCGATGGTGGGCCTGGGCATGGTGGAGCTGATGGGGCGCTCGCCTCGCGAGTTCGCGGGCGAGATGGATCCGGAGACGCGCCAGCGGCTGGAGACGGCCATGCGCCAGGGGGAGCTCTTCCGCTGCCAGGTGCTGCTGCGGCACCGGGATGGCAAGCGGGTGCCCAGCGAGCTGCAGCTGTCACCGGTGAGGGACGCGGACGGCAAGGTGACGCACCTGGTCTCCATCCACCGGGACGTCACGGCCACCCAGGAGCTGCGCACCCGCCTCATGGCCGCCGAGCGCGTGGCCGCGGTGGGCACGCTCGCCGCCGGCGTGGGCCACGAGATCCAGAACCCGCTGGCCTACCTGGAGCTGAGCCTGGAGGGCGCGGTGCGCAGCCTGGGCCAGGGCCGGGCCGGAGCGGTGGACGCGCTCGTCCAGCTCCGCGACGCGCAGGAGGGCGCCGAGCGCATCCGCCACATCGTCCAGGATCTGCGCATGTTCAGCCGCGAGGGGGCGCAGGAGCGCAAGCCGGTGGACCTGCGCGAGGTGACCACGCCCGCGCTCCGGATGGTGCGGCACGTGCTCCGTGACAGGGCGCGGCTGGAGGAGGACTACGGGTCGGTGCCCCGCGTGCTGGCGAGCGAGGGCCGGCTGGGCCAGGTGCTCCTCAACCTCCTGGTCAACGCGGTGCAGGCCATCCCCGAGGGCGCGCCGGAGCAGCACGTGGTGCGCGTCCGCACCCGCACGGCGCCGGACGGTCGGGCCCAGGTGGAGGTGTCGGACACGGGCCGCGGCATCCACCCCGAGGTGCTCCCGCACATCTTCGAGCCGTTCTTCACCACCAAGTCTCTCGAGGAGGGCACCGGGCTCGGGCTCTCCATCAGCCAGCAGATCGTCCGCGCCCATGGGGGGGAGATTCACGTGCACAGCGAACCCGGCAAAGGCTCCGTCTTCACCGTCCTGCTCCCGGCCGCGCCCGAGGCGGTGACGCGCGAGGTGCCCGAGGCTCGCGCCGAGCCGCGGACCCCGAGCTCCCGGGCCCTGGCACGGCGGGTGCGCGTCCTCATCGTCGATGACGAGCCGAGGCTGGCCCAGTCCATGCGGCTGCTGCTGGAGCCCGTGCACGAGGTCGTCACCGCCACGTGTGGCAAGGACGCGCTGGCGCTGGTGTCCTCCGGGCAGCGCTTCGACGTCGTCGTGTGCGATCTGCAGATGCCCGGGACGACGGGGATGGACCTCTACGAGAAACTGAGCGAGCAGGCCCCGGAGCTGGCGCGGCGGCTGGTCTTCATGTCTGGCGGGGCCTACACGGAGGCGGCGATCGACTTCGTGCGCACCGTGCCCAACCTGGTGCTGGAGAAGCCGGTGCCGCCGGAGCTGCTGCTGGCCACCATCGACGCGGCGCTCACGCCCGAGCTGCGGCAGACCGGCTCCTGA
- a CDS encoding ExbD/TolR family protein: MAGGMDIGQGGKGGKKSLDTAINLVPFIDLMAVTISFLIMTAVWTQIGRLQVSQAGGPSTQEETPPEQTKTVQLTLAITPEQMVLTADQSSFEPIPITRNEKGKLDMTKLIERFKQIKEQFPDQSAITLQTDDRVQYDVLVRIIDECMGSQLPQVSVMAAG, translated from the coding sequence ATGGCCGGCGGAATGGACATAGGGCAGGGTGGCAAGGGCGGAAAGAAGTCGCTCGACACCGCCATCAACCTGGTCCCCTTCATCGACCTGATGGCGGTGACCATCAGCTTCCTGATCATGACGGCCGTGTGGACGCAGATCGGCCGTCTCCAGGTGTCCCAGGCGGGAGGTCCCTCCACCCAGGAGGAGACGCCGCCCGAGCAGACCAAGACGGTGCAGCTCACCCTGGCCATCACGCCCGAGCAGATGGTGCTCACCGCGGATCAGAGCTCCTTCGAGCCCATCCCCATCACGCGCAATGAGAAGGGCAAGCTGGACATGACCAAGCTCATCGAGCGCTTCAAGCAGATCAAGGAGCAGTTCCCCGACCAGTCGGCCATCACGCTGCAGACCGACGACAGGGTTCAGTACGACGTGCTGGTGCGCATCATCGACGAGTGCATGGGCAGTCAGCTCCCGCAGGTTTCGGTGATGGCCGCGGGCTGA
- a CDS encoding GspE/PulE/PilB domain-containing protein, whose protein sequence is MARKRIGEILLERGAITPAQLEAGLKAQRQTQQRLGTTLVSQGAITEPMLVQALSEALEIPVVNLAAVTPDWAAVHLMRARFCEQHEMFPYALENVGGKRRLVVAMADPLNQSAIEEIEFTTGLKASPRVAALSAVRAAILRYYHKVAPTPAASPSRAAPATARPSATRAAAQRPAAPVTASKAQPPDDDDEEVIIGEEVGPGEHTARTSLAELIRKREEQRRRKRGQGEAKGRSAGGSAVLDDLADLFGELREEPDRVEELERKFWALMRIMARKGLLTKEEFTRELDDTDEKKG, encoded by the coding sequence ATGGCGAGGAAGCGGATAGGCGAGATCCTCCTGGAGCGCGGCGCGATCACGCCGGCGCAGCTCGAGGCGGGGCTCAAGGCGCAGCGGCAGACCCAGCAGCGGTTGGGGACGACGCTGGTGAGCCAGGGCGCGATCACCGAGCCCATGCTGGTGCAGGCGCTGAGCGAGGCGCTGGAGATACCGGTGGTGAATCTGGCGGCCGTCACCCCGGACTGGGCGGCGGTGCACCTGATGCGCGCGCGCTTCTGCGAGCAGCACGAGATGTTCCCCTATGCGCTGGAGAACGTGGGCGGGAAGCGGCGGCTGGTGGTGGCCATGGCGGACCCGCTCAACCAGTCGGCCATCGAGGAGATCGAGTTCACCACCGGGCTGAAGGCGAGCCCCCGGGTGGCGGCGCTGTCCGCGGTGCGCGCGGCCATCCTGCGCTACTACCACAAGGTCGCCCCCACCCCGGCGGCGAGCCCCAGCCGCGCGGCGCCGGCCACGGCGCGTCCCTCGGCGACGCGGGCAGCCGCGCAGCGTCCGGCGGCGCCCGTGACGGCCTCGAAGGCCCAGCCTCCGGACGACGATGACGAGGAGGTCATCATCGGCGAGGAGGTGGGTCCGGGCGAGCACACGGCGCGCACCTCCCTGGCGGAGCTCATCCGCAAGCGCGAGGAGCAGCGGCGCCGCAAGCGGGGTCAGGGCGAGGCCAAGGGCCGCTCCGCGGGCGGCTCGGCGGTGCTCGATGACCTGGCGGACCTCTTCGGCGAGCTGCGCGAGGAGCCGGACCGGGTGGAGGAGCTGGAGCGCAAGTTCTGGGCGCTGATGCGCATCATGGCGCGCAAGGGGCTCCTCACGAAGGAGGAGTTCACCCGCGAGCTGGACGACACGGACGAGAAGAAGGGCTGA
- a CDS encoding ATP-binding protein — translation MKSDSRVLRMSGGPTPEAFQTLFELLEEPLALCDAALRLQAANPAFERFCGAHGITAESMMATVAEALAQTPSQGLEEGTSSDVEVELQGRRSVKVTVSRRGDTVAVRGQLEPGRLMVAERALLEQARTEGVLLDLSRSVAEATGEEELVAAVALGVKELFPGRTFCIRIVDARTGGLTSLYAEGRLKEGAHEPLVLKQSAVAKTHLAVSSLPEGRVVVAREVPLLFIGTTQSVSAPLVASGQLFGAVNMEYPEGLEADIVHDERVLLQLANQVAVAVRNAKLIDELTFVRKYLEDLLEKANALILVANRDKQVVVFNQALSALTGFTKEEVLGKDLLSFIPESEQLRVSSIIAAAMQGESANTFETRLRARGGEVRVAFATSTVLTPQGEVEGVIAIGQDITVLKELEKRIVHAEKLASIGQLAASVVHEINNPMTAVAAYSESLLMNARMRPDAPPADIEKLRKIQESSQRILRFTKDLVSYARPAKDKPEKIQLNAILDQAVGYCEHVVGQAKVSVRREYATDLPPISAVRANLAQVFVNLITNACHAMKPGGQVSLRTRREGQEVVAEVRDTGTGIDPKHLSRIFDPFFTTKEEGKGTGLGLSIVQGIVESHGGRITVDSTLGEGTAFTLRLPIPPQ, via the coding sequence ATGAAGAGTGACTCTCGCGTGCTGCGCATGTCCGGCGGCCCGACGCCGGAGGCATTCCAGACCCTCTTCGAGCTGCTGGAGGAGCCGCTCGCCCTGTGTGACGCCGCCCTGCGGCTGCAGGCGGCCAACCCCGCCTTCGAGCGCTTCTGTGGCGCCCACGGCATCACGGCCGAGTCCATGATGGCCACGGTGGCCGAGGCCCTCGCCCAGACGCCGAGCCAGGGGCTGGAGGAGGGCACCAGCTCGGACGTGGAGGTGGAGCTGCAGGGCCGTCGCAGCGTGAAGGTGACGGTGTCGCGGCGAGGCGACACGGTGGCGGTGCGCGGCCAGCTGGAGCCGGGCCGGCTGATGGTGGCCGAGCGCGCGCTGCTGGAGCAGGCCCGCACGGAGGGCGTGCTGCTGGACCTCAGCCGCAGCGTGGCCGAGGCCACCGGCGAGGAGGAGCTGGTGGCGGCGGTGGCACTCGGGGTGAAGGAGCTGTTCCCCGGCCGCACCTTCTGCATCCGCATCGTGGACGCGCGCACCGGAGGTCTCACCTCGCTCTACGCGGAGGGGCGGCTGAAGGAGGGCGCGCACGAGCCGCTCGTGCTCAAGCAGAGCGCGGTGGCCAAGACGCACCTGGCGGTCTCCTCGCTGCCCGAGGGGCGCGTGGTGGTGGCGCGCGAGGTGCCGCTGCTCTTCATCGGCACCACCCAGAGCGTGAGCGCTCCGCTGGTGGCCAGCGGCCAGCTCTTCGGCGCCGTCAACATGGAGTACCCGGAGGGGCTCGAGGCGGACATCGTCCACGACGAGCGGGTGCTCCTGCAGCTGGCCAACCAGGTGGCCGTGGCGGTGCGAAACGCCAAGCTCATCGACGAGCTGACGTTCGTGCGCAAGTACCTGGAGGATCTACTGGAGAAGGCCAACGCGCTCATCCTGGTGGCCAACCGGGACAAGCAGGTGGTGGTCTTCAACCAGGCCCTGTCCGCGCTCACCGGCTTCACCAAGGAGGAGGTGCTGGGCAAGGACCTGCTCTCCTTCATCCCCGAGAGCGAGCAGCTGCGCGTCAGCTCCATCATCGCCGCGGCCATGCAGGGCGAGTCGGCCAACACCTTCGAGACACGGCTGCGCGCTCGCGGCGGCGAGGTGCGAGTGGCCTTCGCCACCTCCACCGTGCTCACGCCCCAGGGAGAGGTGGAGGGCGTCATCGCCATCGGGCAGGACATCACCGTCCTCAAGGAGCTGGAGAAGCGCATCGTCCACGCGGAGAAGCTGGCCTCCATCGGGCAGCTCGCCGCCAGCGTGGTGCACGAGATCAACAACCCGATGACGGCGGTGGCCGCCTACAGCGAGTCGCTGCTGATGAACGCGCGCATGCGCCCGGACGCTCCTCCCGCGGACATCGAGAAGCTGCGGAAGATCCAGGAGAGCAGCCAGCGCATCCTGCGCTTCACCAAGGATCTGGTCTCCTACGCGCGGCCGGCGAAGGACAAGCCGGAGAAGATCCAGCTCAACGCCATCCTCGACCAGGCGGTCGGCTACTGCGAGCACGTGGTGGGGCAGGCCAAGGTGAGCGTGCGCCGCGAGTACGCCACGGATCTGCCGCCCATCTCCGCGGTGCGCGCCAACCTGGCCCAGGTGTTCGTCAACCTCATCACCAACGCCTGCCACGCGATGAAGCCGGGCGGCCAGGTGTCGCTCCGCACGCGGCGCGAGGGCCAGGAGGTGGTGGCGGAGGTGCGCGACACGGGCACCGGCATCGACCCGAAGCACCTCAGCCGCATCTTCGATCCCTTCTTCACCACCAAGGAGGAGGGGAAGGGCACGGGGCTGGGGCTCTCCATCGTGCAGGGCATCGTCGAGAGCCACGGCGGCCGCATCACCGTGGACAGCACGCTGGGCGAGGGCACGGCCTTCACCCTGCGCCTGCCCATCCCCCCGCAGTGA
- a CDS encoding MotA/TolQ/ExbB proton channel family protein, with protein sequence MNLGFVANLSVLASEGGSNRTFFEEVARRWEAGQWGMYPIAVCAVIALAIIVERTIVLFVKSSINKEGFLRGLKKHIYAGDLDKAINYVAGQKATPLTAVIKAGLMNVPKGQEEVQAALDEASLRETPKIEARTGYLAMLGNAAMLAGLLGTVSGLISCFEAVANVNPADKATILANGISEAMNCTGFGLLTAIPALIAFSVLQGRTQGIINDINETSVSVLNLIVTNRDKFKNLNIPAAAGHGEE encoded by the coding sequence ATGAATCTGGGGTTTGTAGCGAATCTGTCCGTGCTGGCTTCGGAGGGAGGGTCCAACCGCACCTTCTTCGAGGAGGTCGCTCGTCGCTGGGAGGCGGGCCAGTGGGGTATGTACCCCATCGCCGTGTGCGCCGTCATCGCCCTGGCCATCATCGTGGAGCGGACGATCGTCCTGTTCGTCAAGTCCTCCATCAACAAGGAGGGCTTCCTCCGCGGCCTGAAGAAGCACATCTACGCGGGTGACCTGGACAAGGCCATCAACTACGTGGCCGGCCAGAAGGCCACCCCGCTGACCGCCGTCATCAAGGCGGGCCTGATGAACGTCCCCAAGGGCCAGGAGGAGGTCCAGGCCGCCCTGGACGAGGCCAGCCTGCGCGAGACGCCGAAGATCGAGGCGCGCACCGGCTACCTCGCCATGCTCGGCAACGCGGCGATGCTCGCCGGTCTGCTCGGCACGGTGTCCGGCCTCATCTCCTGCTTCGAGGCGGTGGCCAACGTGAACCCGGCCGACAAGGCGACGATTCTCGCCAACGGTATCTCGGAAGCCATGAACTGCACGGGCTTCGGGCTGCTGACGGCCATCCCGGCGCTGATCGCCTTCTCGGTGCTCCAGGGCCGCACCCAGGGCATCATCAACGACATCAACGAGACGAGCGTCTCGGTGCTCAACCTCATCGTCACCAACCGCGACAAGTTCAAGAACCTGAACATCCCCGCGGCCGCTGGTCACGGCGAGGAGTAG
- a CDS encoding PAS domain S-box protein — MPADSSAREPLIRAADRVGLRVVEKPREAAIILVDLTAAGSGPALAALLDSGESARALLLALVDPGEDAFASLEPLKPADVITSAVPHELAYRLQRLAERYRERDEQAQLQKDLSLLLELTADYAESLDVEALLHDVTRRLALQLDISRASLVMLDTNTQEGVIVASSDDPALKDRRIELARYPEIREVARTARPVVVENAPNHPLLEGVHSAVAAQGIHAIAALPLPIRGEVRGVLLLRASGRRQTFAAREIDFLTTVSHATAIALRNASVLETVRGQTEREKSARIAAEEQAAALRTYRLFFANVGEGVAILDDKACVLSLNPAGETLLDTSADQARGRHLLQLAQTVDDGVIMEMVAAAGRGEARSNVDVQIQTLGSRHLTLSLSAAPLKDGSAATILSFRDVTLPRKLADELRHTKDFLERLIDSSVDAIIAADMQGRIILFNKGAEAIIGISAHEALAGMTTRQIYPQGVPERIMAQLRSPDFGGRGRLSMCRQDLIHRNGELVPVNMTASILYEGGREVATVGIFTDLRDRMQLERKLSDVETRLEESEKSAVIVALAGTAAHELNQPLTSVMGYAELLKRKLKPEDFAYRPVDIIYREAERMAEIVRKIGKITRYETKAYMGTQRILDLDKATSHEE; from the coding sequence GTGCCCGCGGACTCCTCCGCTCGTGAACCGCTCATCCGCGCGGCGGACCGAGTGGGCCTGCGGGTGGTGGAGAAGCCGCGGGAGGCCGCCATCATCCTGGTGGACCTCACCGCCGCTGGCAGCGGCCCGGCGCTCGCCGCGCTGCTCGACAGCGGCGAGTCCGCCCGCGCCCTGCTGCTGGCCCTGGTGGATCCGGGCGAGGATGCCTTCGCCTCGCTCGAGCCGCTCAAGCCGGCCGATGTCATCACCAGCGCCGTGCCCCACGAGCTGGCCTACCGCCTCCAGCGCCTTGCCGAGCGCTACCGCGAGCGCGACGAGCAGGCCCAGCTCCAGAAGGACCTGTCGCTGCTCCTGGAGCTGACGGCCGACTACGCCGAGAGCCTGGACGTGGAGGCCCTGCTGCACGACGTGACGCGGCGCCTGGCGCTCCAGCTGGACATCTCCCGCGCCTCGCTGGTGATGCTGGACACGAACACGCAGGAGGGCGTCATCGTCGCCTCCAGCGATGACCCGGCGCTCAAGGACCGGCGCATCGAGCTGGCGCGCTACCCGGAGATCCGCGAGGTGGCCCGCACGGCCCGCCCCGTGGTGGTGGAGAACGCCCCCAACCACCCGCTGCTGGAGGGAGTGCACAGCGCGGTGGCCGCCCAGGGCATCCACGCCATCGCCGCGCTCCCGTTGCCCATCCGCGGAGAGGTGCGCGGCGTGCTGCTGCTGCGCGCCTCGGGCCGGCGGCAGACGTTCGCCGCGCGGGAGATCGACTTCCTCACCACCGTGTCGCACGCCACCGCCATCGCGCTGCGCAACGCCTCCGTGCTGGAGACGGTGCGCGGGCAGACGGAGCGCGAGAAGTCCGCGCGCATCGCCGCCGAGGAGCAGGCCGCCGCGCTGCGCACCTACCGCCTCTTCTTCGCCAACGTGGGCGAGGGCGTGGCCATCCTCGACGACAAGGCGTGCGTGCTCAGCCTCAACCCCGCCGGCGAGACGCTGCTGGACACCTCCGCCGACCAGGCGCGCGGGCGCCACCTGCTCCAGCTCGCCCAGACGGTGGATGACGGCGTCATCATGGAGATGGTGGCCGCCGCCGGTCGGGGCGAGGCCCGCTCCAACGTGGACGTGCAGATCCAGACCCTGGGCAGCCGGCACCTCACGCTCTCGCTGTCCGCCGCGCCGCTGAAGGACGGCAGCGCCGCCACCATCCTCTCCTTCCGGGACGTGACGCTGCCGCGCAAGCTGGCCGACGAGCTGCGCCACACCAAGGACTTCCTGGAGCGGCTGATCGACTCGTCCGTGGACGCCATCATCGCCGCGGACATGCAGGGCCGCATCATCCTCTTCAACAAGGGCGCCGAGGCCATCATCGGCATCTCCGCCCACGAGGCCCTGGCGGGGATGACCACCCGGCAGATCTACCCGCAGGGCGTGCCCGAGCGCATCATGGCCCAGCTGCGCAGCCCGGACTTCGGAGGGCGCGGCCGGCTGTCCATGTGCCGCCAGGACCTCATCCACCGCAATGGCGAGCTCGTCCCGGTGAACATGACGGCCTCCATCCTCTACGAGGGCGGTCGCGAGGTGGCCACTGTGGGCATCTTCACGGACCTGCGCGACCGCATGCAGCTGGAGCGCAAGCTGTCGGACGTGGAGACGCGCCTGGAGGAGAGCGAGAAGAGTGCCGTCATCGTCGCGCTGGCCGGCACCGCCGCCCACGAGCTCAACCAGCCGCTCACCTCGGTGATGGGCTACGCGGAGCTGCTCAAGCGCAAGCTCAAGCCCGAGGACTTCGCCTACCGGCCCGTGGACATCATCTACCGCGAGGCCGAGCGCATGGCGGAGATCGTCCGGAAGATCGGGAAGATCACCCGCTACGAGACCAAGGCCTACATGGGGACGCAGCGCATCCTCGACCTCGACAAGGCGACCTCCCATGAAGAGTGA